In one Takifugu flavidus isolate HTHZ2018 chromosome 9, ASM371156v2, whole genome shotgun sequence genomic region, the following are encoded:
- the frmpd3 gene encoding FERM and PDZ domain-containing protein 3 isoform X2, producing MLKDDSLLLIPNVLKVFLENGQIKSFTFDSRTTVRDVISSLQDRLSLRYIEHFALVLEAGALDQNQRLHLLQDNQPLTHVVHRTYFQGMKCLFRVCFSPKDPADLLRRDPAAFEYLYIQSRNDVIKERFSMDWKSDIMLRLAALHIYITVSSARPNQKISLKHVEKEWGLEPFLPLTLLPTVKEKNVCKTLSQLLKTYQHPPPSGNKVPPLQGKLQYMRVLNDLPPFGGILFQTVGLDEKQSATTLLVGPRHGISHVIDLKNNLTTVLAEFSRVAKIQLYRESQGVARVELTIHEAKPLVLLMEWPDASNFACLISGYYKLFVDPKRNIYFRAPGQSQLTKADYRSSYHVHPRSGAAGLPSGGRRGDERESSHRELVSARAVVPPEPQHLGLCHVHLREKQFQDLPTHAEAELDINENFISQQSPRRLRTKSDTTQQNTTEIPVVVESSANENEVYRIRAQTVSQSQKNTRFYCDSCKARHKTDNLSGAVNGKRCSGSCASREGGAVDLTALPPPGNEEDEVEIGVEKLQPPPPAIAAPPPGFRDNSSDEDDSKRGRKARTNTCQAVASGKLVQAKEDVPVTLIDNVSTRTVRDHAQELDDALVSTLQALEALAASEDFPHHPQQSTQTAGLIVLAAITPESSLDSGHETNSSELTDVSEMVSAMKQNQNQAYFLAHHINKERILCRRDFPLAIPGCTTKTIGTGAFSVGQIRAGCPPKQVILSKTVPFKVSPTQDSAELSVVTEQAGKQDAVCTEQAASVKIRSESTKVNTPDTVSNSHEEKAPDASLAIQDNKDERLSNSTGEKPNLSDGIKGKTKGDINTDANKALPNLLPVDKPASMKNSTSNMCQDTKTASNETTKPSSSSEIMPFDDLFCTCPVQKEPGIQLKVKDPQVQKIVMFQSSSPTDDERLQAKGLQLAASKESTVRAGADNSLTKPSPQMQTKYSPRLPVKTERKEVTDSKSESVHGKSIPEPHKCSIKSLPILDDLTAPSLSVDKVSTLPAKDSKKQGNVKGKSQRSAPFLSFRNLLSATFPARKQRETDERRAQLQKVRQYELEFLEELLKPKSSQGDFLPQGSSPVPSGTPCSCQLRTSPVLKAPGISREQRRSCDCKRMCRGMRLPDTPVGSATETQHRGRERTISKTPPAVSKVPHPQGPVKRPQTLEIKTTRIRSTSLESREQKGEHATCIPTCTSQIDCIGDPHYKKLQRRYSIGELDNSSGTPVYAEVKPKAKSLEKEMERVRATGLRLPTPIEPIHTHHAESKSLKKGVFFIQGEEQVHDNKDETGEVLLTLPSEDSDDKDKCCSFCFCYRKCEAADESSEKDELSYSIPLQVLPGMELDSNSFPVVSKTLQVLNAEDCSGEEEEVDEEEHQTQEIDLRACGTLEGSLARVQALQGKCFSLPDGFLNAQLDANELLAILRQCANSPQAEGEARLQPHQITEYKQELAVRFKEFRASCRRVASVEKSPTRMLAVVTASFQVLCELTQTFIKLIRGVRTESQRLQLLRKVEEVAINYTLLLRAAEESMGHSSSLPTKTVSPQEVSSSTNNMSSLTRPIKTLPAQ from the exons ATGCTCAAGGACGACTCGTTGCTGCTCATCCCAAATGTGTTGAAGGTGTTCTTGGAGAATGGGCAGATCAAGTCCTTCACATTTGACAGCCGTACCACTGTTAGG GATGTGatctcctctctgcaggacCGACTCTCACTGCGTTACATTGAGCACTTTGCGTTGGTGCTTGAGGCTGGGGctctggaccagaaccagaggctgcatctgctgcaggaCAACCAACCTCTGACGCAT GTGGTGCACAGAACATACTTCCAAGGGATGAAGTGTCTGTTCCGTGTCTGCTTCTCTCCCAAGGACCCTGCAGACCTGCTGAGGAGGGACCCGGCTGCTTTTGAGTATCTCTATATACAG AGCCGCAACGATGTAATCAAGGAGCGCTTTTCGATGGACTGGAAATCTGACATCATGTTACGACTGGCTGCTCTCCACATTTACATCACTGTGTCCTCAGCGCGGCCCAATCAGAAGATCTCCCTCAAGCATGTCGA AAAGGAATGGGGGCTTGagcctttcctccctctcacgcTGCTCCCAACAGTCAAAGAGAAGAATGTGTGTAAGACTCTATCCCAGTTGCTGAAGACTTACCAGCATCCGCCACCATCAGGCAACAAG gtCCCTCCTCTCCAAGGAAAACTGCAATACATGCGTGTCCTTAATGACCTCCCACCCTTTGGTGGAATACTTTTCCAAACAGTTGGACTG GATGAGAAACAGTCGGCTACAACTCTGTTGGTCGGTCCTCGGCATGGCATTAGTCATGTGATTGACCTCAAGAACAACCTCACCACAGTTCTGGCCGAGTTCAGCAGAGTTGCCAAGATCCAGCTGTACAGAGAAAGCCAAGGGGTGGCTCGTGTAGAGCTAACAATTCATGAAGCCAAG CCTCTTGTTCTACTTATGGAATGGCCAGATGCCAGTAATTTTGCCTGCCTCATCTCTGGCTACTACAAGCTGTTTGTAGATCCGAAACGAAACATTTATTTCCGTGCTCCTGGTCAGTCCCAGCTGACAAAAGCAG ATTACAGAAGCTCCTACCACGTCCACCCACGTTCTGGGGCAGCTGGATTACCAAGTGGAGGGCGGCGAGGGGATGAAAGGGAAAGTTCACATAGGGAATTGGTATCTGCACGAGCCGTAGTTCCCCCAGAGCCTCAACATCTAGGCCTCTGTCATGTCCACCTTCGAGAGAAACAATTTCAAGATTTACCAACCCATGCAGAAGCTGAACTAGACATCAATGAGAACTTTATTTCTCAGCAGTCCCCTCGGAGACTGCGCACCAAGTCTGATACCACCCAGCAGAATACAACAGAAATACCCGTGGTTGTAGAGAGCTCTGCCAATGAAAATGAAGTGTACAGAATTCGAGCACAAACAGTTAGTCAATCCCAGAAAAACACGAGGTTTTATTGTGACTCCTGTAAGGCCAGACATAAAACAGACAATCTTTCAGGGGCAGTGAACGGAAAACGTTGTTCTGGTTCTTGTGCCTCTCGAGAGGGAGGCGCTGTTGACCTCACGGCTCTACCACCACCGGGCAACGAAGAAGATGAAGTAGAAATTGGAGTAGAGAAACTACAACCACCGCCTCCTGCTATTGCTGCACCGCCACCTGGCTTCAGAGATAATAGCTCAGATGAAGATGACAgcaaaagagggagaaaggcTCGAACAAATACATGCCAAGCGGTCGCTTCTGGAAAACTTGTCCAAGCCAAAGAGGATGTTCCTGTCACACTGATTGATAATGTATCTACGAGAACGGTCCGAGATCATGCACAGGAACTTGATGACGCTCTGGTGTCCACCTTGCAGGCACTTGAGGCATTGGCAGCCTCTGAAGATTTCCCTCATCACCCTCAACAATCAACACAGACTGCAG GGCTAATTGTATTAGCAGCCATAACACCTGAGTCATCACTGGATTCAGGCCATGAGACCAACTCATCTGAACTGACAGATGTTTCTGAGATGGTTTCAGCAATGAAGCAGAACCAAAACCAGGCCTACTTTCTGGCTCACCATATTAACAAGGAACGCATCCTGTGTCGCCGCGACTTCCCCCTGGCAATTCCTGGCTGCACTACCAAGACTATAGGCACTGGAGCTTTCTCGGTGGGTCAAATCCGCGCTGGCTGTCCACCGAAGCAAGTGATTCTTAGCAAAACTGTCCCGTTTAAAGTTAGTCCCACTCAAGACTCTGCAGAGCTCAGTGTTGTGACTGAGCAAGCAGGAAAACAAGATGCTGTTTGTACTGAACAGGCAGCATCGGTGAAAATAAGATCCGAGTCCACCAAAGTAAATACCCCGGATACTGTGTCAAATTCACACGAAGAAAAAGCTCCTGATGCTTCACTGGCAATCCAGGACAATAAGGATGAGAGGCTATCCAATTCTACTGGAGAGAAACCAAATCTTTCTGACGGcataaagggaaaaacaaaaggagatATTAATACCGATGCTAACAAAGCCTTACCTAACCTCCTGCCTGTGGATAAACCTGCCTCTATGAAAAATTCTACCAGTAACATGTGCCAAGATACCAAGACTGCCTCAAATGAGACCACAAAGCCTTCCAGTTCTTCAGAAATAATGCCATTCGATGACCTTTTCTGTACATGTCCAGTGCAAAAAGAACCTGGGATTCAGCTAAAAGTAAAAGACCCACAGGTTCAGAAGATAGTTATGTTTCAGTCCTCCTCTCCCACAGATGATGAGCGTCTTCAGGCCAAAGGCCTCCAACTGGCAGCCAGCAAAGAAAGTACAGTAAGAGCAGGAGCAGATAATAGTTTGACAAAACCCAGCCCTCAAATGCAGACAAAGTATTCCCCTCGCCTGCCTgttaaaacagaaagaaaggaagTAACTGACAGCAAGTCTGAGAGTGTGCATGGAAAATCCATTCCTGAACCCCATAAATGCTCCATCAAATCTCTACCAATTTTAGATGATCTGACAGCACCTAGCCTCTCTGTTGATAAGGTCTCCACTCTCCCAGCCAAAGACTCTAAGAAGCAAGGCAATGTTAAAGGAAAGTCACAACGCAGTGCCCCTTTCTTGAGCTTCAGAAACCTTCTTTCCGCTACATTTCCAGCAAGAAAGCAAAGAGAAACAGATGAGCGAAGGGCTCAGTTGCAGAAGGTCCGTCAGTATGAGCTAGAATTCTTAGAGGAGCTACTAAAACCGAAGTCATCTCAAGGAGATTTTCTGCCACAGGGGTCTTCTCCTGTACCCTCTGGCACTCCTTGTTCCTGTCAGCTCCGCACAAGCCCTGTCCTAAAGGCACCTGGTATTTCCAGGGAGCAGCGACGAAGCTGTGACTGCAAAAGAATGTGTAGGGGCATGCGCTTACCTGACACGCCAGTTGGCTCTGCAACAGAAACccaacacagaggaagagagaggactATTTCAAAGACCCCCCCAGCAGTCTCTAAAGTACCTCACCCCCAAGGTCCAGTAAAGAGACCTCAGACCTTGGAGATCAAGACCACCCGAATACGTTCTACTAGCCTTGAGTCGAGAGAGCAAAAGGGAGAGCACGCTACTTGCATACCTACCTGTACTTCTCAAATAGATTGCATCGGAGATCCACATTACAAGAAACTCCAGAGACGTTATAGCATTGGAGAGCTGGACAACAGCAGTGGCACCCCAGTCTACGCTGAGGTAAAGCCAAAAGCCAAAAGCttagagaaagagatggagagagtgagagCCACAGGACTGAGACTCCCCACCCCCATTGAACCAATACACACTCATCACGCTGAGAgtaaaagtttgaaaaaaggaGTGTTTTTTATTCAGGGAGAAGAACAAGTACATGACAACAAAGATGAGACTGGAGAAGTGCTGCTGACCCTGCCCAGTGAAGACAGTGATGACAAAGATAAATGCTGCTCATTCTGTTTTTGCTACAGGAAGTGtgaggcagcagatgaaagCAGTGAGAAGGATGAGCTGTCTTACTCCATACCTCTTCAGGTCCTTCCAGGCATGGAGCTGGATTCAAATAGCTTTCCTGTAGTAAGCAAAACACTGCAGGTCCTTAATGCCGAAGACTGCAgtggggaagaagaggaagtggatgaggaggagcacCAAACACAGGAAATTGACCTAAGAGCCTGTGGTACATTGGAGGGGAGTCTTGCACGCGTTCAGGCTCTCCAAGGAAAATGTTTTAGCCTACCTGATGGTTTCCTCAATGCCCAACTTGATGCAAATGAGTTGTTGGCTATCCTGCGTCAGTGTGCCAACAGCCCCCAAGCTGAAGGTGAAGCTCGTCTTCAGCCGCACCAGATTACTGAATACAAGCAGGAGTTGGCAGTGCGCTTTAAAGAATTCAGAGCATCTTGCCGACGAGTGGCAAGTGTTGAAAAGAGTCCAACACGCATGCTTGCTGTCGTCACTGCCAGCTTTCAAGTACTGTGCGAACTAACTCAAACCTTCATCAAACTGATCCGAGGGGTTCGGACAGAATCCCAAAGGCTGCAGCTCTTGAGAAAAGTTGAAGAGGTTGCGATCAATTACACTTTGCTTTTGCGTGCAGCAGAAGAATCAATGGGACACTCGAGCAGCTTGCCAACAAAAACAGTTAGCCCCCAAGAGGTTTCCTCCAGCACCAATAACATGAGCTCACTCACACGACCCATTAAAACTCTACCTGCCCAGTAG